A region of the Myxococcus stipitatus DSM 14675 genome:
ACAGGACGTAGGCGCCCACCAGCGACATGGCCGCCGCCAGCACGCCCAACATCATTCCCCGCTCCCACAGGTGGGCCTTCTCCATCACCGTGCGCCGCTCGGAGAACGTCTTGAGCTGGGCGTCGGCGGCCTTGCCATCCAGACGGCGGGCGTAGTCCTCGGCCTGGGCGGTGCCACGCTCCATCAGCCACTGTCCCTGTCGCTGGAGCGCGTCCGCCTGCAGATAGCAGTAGGCCGCCCCGCCCGACGAGAGCAGGGTGATGCAGAGTGCCGCCGTCACGGTCCGGGTGCCCATCGCAATGTCCTCCGGATTCACCATTGCGCGGGTCACGACACCCACGACTGCTCCGGCTTCCCGAAGACAGTAGCGGATGGTAGGGACCCCCTCCGACATGGGCAAGCCCTACCGTCCTAAAGACCACTATTTCCAGAAAGCCAAGCAAGAAGGGCTCCGAGCACGCTCGGCCTTCAAGGTGGATGAGCTCATCAAGCGGTTCCCCATGGTGAAGAAGGGCCATGTGGTGCTCGACCTGGGAGCCGCGCCGGGAGGGTTCCTCCAGATCCTGGCGGACGCCGTGGGAGGGGCGGGGCGGGTGATTGGCGTGGACATCGTCGCCATCCGGCCCTTCACCCAGCGCCACGTGCAGACGGCCGTGTTCGACGTGCTCGCCGACGACTTCGACGCGAAGCTGGCGGCGATGTACGACGGCCCGTTCGACGCGGTCATCTCCGACATGGCGCCGAAGACCAGCGGCATCAAGGCCACGGACGAGGCGCGCAGCCTGCGGCTGGCGGGCAAGGCGCTGGAGGTGGCCTCGAAGCGAGGCCGGGCCGGCTCGTCCTTCGTGGCAAAGGTGTTCATGGGCGGCGACTTCGAGGACTTCCGCAACCAGGTGCGCGCGCTCTTCGAGGAGGTGAAGGTGGTCCGCCCGGAAGCGACACGCGGGGCGAGCATGGAGGTCTACCTGGTGGGTCTGCGCCGCCGACCCCCGCCGGGCGAGGCACCCGCGGCGCCCTGAACCGGAATGTGGAACGCCCGGCCGGCCTCCAGCGTCTAGAGTGCCGACCATGCAACGCACTCCTCGGACCTGGCTCGTCGCCACCACGTTACCGTTGTTGTCTCTGTTGCTGCTCGTCGCGTCATTCGCGCGAGCAGCTCCGGCCAAGCCGCCTCCGTCGTGGAAGGACATCGACGCGCTGGTGTCGAACCAGAAGGTGGAGGCCGCCGCGCAGGCCGCGGAGGCCCGCCTCGCCCGAGCCCGGAATGGCTCGGATGAGGCCGAGTGGACGCGTGCGCTGATTCGCACGGTGCAGCTGCGCTCGGCGCTGCATGGCTATGAGACGACGGTGCGCTTCCTGCGCGAGGAGCCCTGGCCCAAGGGGGCCCTGTCGCGCGCGACGCTGAACCTCTTCTACGCGAACTCGCTTGTCACCTATGCGGAGGCATACGACTGGGAGATTCGCCAGCGGGAGCAGGTGGCGTCCTCCGGCCCGGTGGACCTGAAGTCGTGGACCTACGACCAGATTCTCACCGAGGCCCAGCGCGCCTACGAGGAGGTCTGGACGCAGCGGCAGTCGCTGGGCAACGAGCCGGTGAAGGTGCTGGCCGACTACATCCGGCCCAACACGTATCCGGAGGGCATCCGCTCCACGTTGCGCGATGCCGTGACGTACCTGCGCGTGGCGCTGCTGGACAACAGCTCGCACTGGCGGCCCGAGCAGTCCAACGAGCTGTTCCGGCTGGACCTGGGCTCGCTGCTGGAGGGCTCGCCCACGGTGTCGCTGACGGACCCGAACATCCACCCGCTGGTGAAGGTGGCCGCGGTGCTCGGAGACCTGGAGGCGTGGCATCGCGCGGGGGGGCGGCGGGAGGCGGCGCTGGAGGCCCGGCTGCGGCGCTATGAGGTGCTGAACCGGCACTTCACCGAGGACGATGACCGTGCGCGGGTGCGCAAGCACCTGGCCGAGCACCTCGTGGCCTACCGGGACGTGCCCTGGTGGACGATGGGGCAGGGGCAGTTGGTGGAACTCGAGGCGGGCGTGGGCCACGCGGTGCGCGCGCATGCCATGGCGAAGGAGTGCATGGCCGTCCATCCGGACTCGCTCGGGGCCTCGCGGTGCAGGACGCAGAAGGAGTTGCTGGAGCGGCCGGACTTCAGCCTCGCCTCCATGCGGGCGGATGGCGCCAACCGGCGCTCCATCGAGGTGTCCCACCGCAACGTGCCGGCGCTCTACTTCCGGGCGTACTCGCTGGATGTCGAGGCGCGGCTGAAGAAGGCGGCGGTCTCCAACATCTTCCCCTATGGCGAAGAGTTGCTGCAGTACATCCGGGGCCGCAAGCCGGTGGCCTCGTGGAGTGTACAGCTCCCCGCGACGCCGGACCTCCAGTCGCACAACACGTTCGTCACGCCGCCGATGAAGGAGACGGGGACGTATGTCGTCGTCGCCTCCGCGCGGGAGGACTTCCGCGAGAAGAGCAATCGCATCGCGGCCTCCTTCCTGTCCGTGACGCCCTGGGTCGCCATCACGCGCAACCCGAGGGGCGCCGAGGTGGAGGCCCGCGTCGTGAAGGGTGACTCCGGCGTCGTGGCTCCGAAGGTGCTCGTCCGGCTCATCCAGATGGACTACCGCGACGGCTTCCGCGAGGTGGCGCGGGCCACGACGGACGCCCAGGGCGAGGTGACCTTCCCGCGCTCGAACGAGGGTGCTGGCTACCGAAGCTACATGGTGATGGTGGGCCAGGGGCGCGAGTCCCTGCTCTTGTTCAACGGCTTGAGCTTCTACAACCCGCCGGAGCCTGGCGAGTCCACGTCGACACTCGTGTTCACGGACCGGAGCGTCTACCGGCCGCTGCAGAAGCTGATGTGGAAGGCGGTGGCCTATCGCGGCCGCGGCGACCAGGCCCGCTATCGGACGCAGCCGGGAGAGCAGTTGGTCGTGTCGCTGATGGACCCGAACCACCAGGAGGTGGAGCGGCGCGAGGTTCGCACCAATGACTTCGGCTCGGCCGCGGGTGAGTTCAACATCCCCACCGGACGGCTGCTGGGGGCGTGGACGGTGATGGTGCGGTCCGGAGGCTCGGCTTCGGTTCGCGTGGAGGAATACAAGCGGCCGACCTTCGAGGTGACGATGAAGGACCCGGACGCGCCGCTGCGAATCAACCGTCCGGCGACGTTCAAGGGAGAGGCGCGCTACTACTTCGGCTTGCCGGTGGCCTCGGGGACGGTGCGCTGGCGCGCGTACCGCGAGCCCGTGCTGCCCTGGTGGTGGCATCACAACTTCTCCATCTCGATGCAGCGAGACCTGGTGGCCGCGGGCACGTCCACGCTCGATGCGGATGGTGGCTTCAAGGTGACGTTCACCCCGGAGGTCGACGAGCGCTCCGCGCGCACGCCGGGTCTGAGCTGGCGCTACCGCGTGGAGGCGGACGCGACGGACGAGGGCGGCGAGACGCGCTCCGCGAGCCGTGGCTTCCGCCTGGGCTTCGTGGCGGTGGAGGCGCGGGTGGACACGGAGGAGGGCTTCCTGCGCGAAGGCATGGGGGGCGAGGTCCGGCTCGTGCGGTCCACACTGGATGGTGCGCCTCAGCCGGGCGCGGGGCGTTGGAGGCTGGTGGCGTTGCAGCAGCCTTCGACCCCGCTGCTGCCCGCGGATGAGCCTCGGCGGGAGCCGACGCTGGCCGCGGACGCGGCGTCGGAGCGCAAGCCCACGCCGGGGGACTCGATCCAGCCGCGCTGGGAGACGACGTACTCACCACAGACGGCGCTGGCGCGCTGGGGCGATGGCGCGGAGCAGGCGAAGGGCTCGGTGCAGCACGACGCGGAAGGCCTGGCCCGAGTGAAGCTGCCCGCGCTCAAGGCGGGAGCCTACCGGCTGCACTACGAGACGACGGACGCGTTCGGCCAGACGTTCAAGGTGGCGCGGGAGTTGATGGTGGCGGGGGCGCGTGCGCCCATCGCGCTGCCGTCCGCGCTGGTGTTGGAGAAGTCGTCGGTGCGCGTGGGGGAGGTGGCGCGGCTGCTCGCGTTCTCCGGCTTCGCGGGGCAGCCCTTGATGCTCGACCTGTATCAGGGGGAGCAGCGCATCCTGCGCAAGCTGCTGGTGGGCGGCGAGTCTCCGGCCGTGATTGAAGTCCCGGTGACGGAGTCGATGCGGGGCGGCTTCACCGCGGTGCTGGTGGCGGTGCGCGACTGGCAGTTCATGGGCTTCAGCGAGCAGGTGTTCGTGCCCTTCGACAACAAGGAGCTGACCCTGGAGTTCGCGTCGTTCCGCGACAAGCTGCGTCCGGGGGCGAAGGAGACCTGGCGCGTGACGGTGAAGGGGCCGAAGGGCGCGAAGGTCGAAGCGGGAGCGGCGGAGTTGCTCGCGTATATGTATGACCAGTCGCTGGACCTGTTCGCGCCGCATGTGCCGGTGAGCGTCTCGGACCTCTATCCCCAGCGCATGGGCGCGGGGGTTCCAAGTGCCTCCCTGTCCATGGAGCAGGCGCAGTGGTTGGTCTCGCACGACTACGGTGATTTCTTCTCGTGGTCGGCTCCGGATGGGGATGCGCTGAAGTTCGAGGATGGTTATGGCCTGGGAGGTCCGGGTTACCGGCGCCGCCGGTTCGGCATGGCCTCCGCGCCCAGCGCGAGTGGCGCCTTGAGGGAGTCGGCGGCCCGTCCTCAGCAGGTGATGAAGCGCAAGATGGACAGCGAGGGCGGCAGGTCTCCCGCGCCGCCTCCGCCGGGCATGCTGGCCGTCGCGGAGTCGAAGTCGGAGGACCAGCGTGGTGGAGCCCCGTCCGCGGGTGAGCCCCCGGCGGCCGAGATGCGCTCCAACTTCGCGGAGACGGCCTTCTGGATTCCGCAGCTCCTCACCGGGCCGGATGGCTCCGCGTCGCTGGAGTTCACGGTCCCCGACTCGGTCACGGCCTGGAGGGTGTGGGTCCATGGCGTCACGCGCGACTTGCAGGGAGGCTCGGTGCAGCGCACCTCCCGGAGCGTGAAGGAGCTGATGGTGCGCCCCTACGTGCCCCGGTTCCTGCGCGAGGGTGACCGCGCGGTGCTCGAAGTGGTGGTCAACAACGCGTCGGAGCAGGTGCGCCAGGGCACGCTCACGTTGGACATCGTGGACCCCGAGACGCGCAAGAGCCTGCTGTCGGAGTTCGGCGTGAAGAATGCCTCGCAGGCCTTCACGGTGGCGCCGGGCAAGGGGACGAACCTGCGATTCTCGCTCACCACGCCCTCGCGCGTGGGCACGGTGGCCTCCCGCGTGGAGGCTCGCTCGGGAGACGTGAGTGACGGCGAGCTGCGTCCGCTGCCGGTGTTGCCGGGCCGCGTGCACCTGGCGCAGTCGCGCTTCGTGACGCTCAAGGGCGCGGGCTCGAAGACGATGCGCTTCGATGACCTGAAGAAGGGCGGCGACCCGACGCGGGTGAACGAGCAGCTGGTCGTCACCGTCGACACGCAGCTGTTCTACTCGGCGCTCCAGGCGCTGCCGTACCTGGTGGACTACCCCTACGAGTGCTCGGAGCAGACGCTCAATCGCTTCGTGTCCTCGGGCATCCTCTCGAGCCTCTACAACAAGTACCCCGCCGTCGCGAAGATGGCGAAGGACCTGAGCCAGCGCTCCACCCGGTTCGAGACGTGGGACTCGGTGGACCCGAACCGCAAGATGTCGCTGGAGGAGACGCCCTGGCTGGAGATGGCGAAGGGTGGGGCGGAGTCCAGTGGTGGCCTGGTGAAGGTGTTGGACCCGAAGGTGGCTCGGGCGGAGCGCGACGCGGCGATGGCGAAGCTGAAGAAGGCGCAGACGGCCAGCGGCGGCTTCCCCTGGTGGCCGGGCGGCCCGCCCTCGCCGTACATGACGCTCTACATCGTCCACGGCCTGTCTCGCGCCATGGAGTACGGCGTGGAGGTTCCCGAGGACATGACGCGTGAGGCGTGGAGCTACCTGGCTCGGCACTTCCGCGAGGAGTACGCCGGCAAGGCGATGGCGAAGGGGACGGGCTGGGAGTTCATCACCTTCCTCAACTACGTGGCCTCCGCGTACCCGGACGAGCGCTTCACCGGGGACGCGCTGACCGCGGACGAGCGCCAGAAGATGCTCGCCTTCAGCTTCAAGCACTGGAAGAAGCACTCGCCCTACCTGAAGGGCTACCTGGCGCTGACGCTGAAGCGCTCGGGGCGCGGCGCGGACGCGACGAAGGTCTGGGACAGCGTGATGGACTCGGCGAAGACCAGCGATGAGCTGGGCACGTACTGGGCCCCCGAGGACCGCAGCTGGCTCTGGTACAACGACACCACGGAGACACATGCCTTCGCGTTGCGCACCCTCACCGAGCTGAACCCGAAGGACCCTCGGCGTGAGGGGCTGGTGCAGTGGCTGCTGCTGGACAAGAAGCTCAACCACTGGAAGTCCACGCGGGCCACGGCGGAGTCGCTCTACGCGCTGGTGAAGTACCTGGAGTCGGAAGGCGCGCTGGGCATCCGCGAGGACGCGACGGTGAAGGTGGGGCCGCGCGTGGTGCGGATGGAGTTCGCGCCGGACGAGTACACGGGGAAGAAGAACCAGGTGGTGGTGCCGGGGCCGGAGCTTCAGCCGGAGACGATGAGCTCGGTCGTGGTGGAGAAGTCGACGAAGGGCTTCGCCTTCGCCTCCGCGACGTGGCACTTCTCCACGGAGAAGCTGCCGGCAGAGGACCGTGGTGACTTCTTCCAGGTGTCGCGCCGCTACTTCCGCCGCGAGCGCGAAGGGCGTGAGGCCGTGCTCCAGCCGCTCGCCGAGGGTGCGCTCCTCAACCCGGGCGACGAGGTGGAGGTGCACCTGTCGCTGCGCGCGAAGCACGCGGCGGAGTACGTCCACCTGAGGGACCCGCGCGCCGCGGGTCTCGAGCCGGAGAATGCGCAGTCCCGCCACAAGTGGGACCTGGGCATCGTCTGGTACGAGGAGACGCGCGACTCCGGCAGCAACTTCTTCTTCGAGTGGCTGCCCGCGGGTGAGTACACCTTCAAGTACCGCCTGCGCGCCAACATGGCGGGCACGTTCCGCGTGGGCCCCGCCACCGTGCAGTCCATGTACGCGCCGGAGTTCACCGCGTACTCGGCGGGCGCGGTGCTCAACGTGGGGCCCGCGAAGTAGCACGGGCTCCCGAGGGCGCAGTCGCGACGATGAGCCGCGATGCATGACGCTGTCACGGCGTCATGCATCGCGGGTTCGCATCAGCTGGGGCCGACTCTTCTGCGCCGTGCCCCAGCGCTCTCGTCCTGCGACGACCCGTCGAGCGCCTCGCCGAACGGGTTGCGCGTGGGCTTTTCTCCGCGCTGGGGTCGGGCCGGGATGACGCCTGGGGAGGTGACGTCTCGAGGCCAGCGCATGCCAGGGTCGCCCTCGACTCGAGAAGCCGCGCGCACCGGGCGCGGCCGTTCCCACACCACCGCATCCCGTTCTGGCGGGTGAACCCCTTCGACAGGGTCATCTCGTCCATCACCCGAGCGACGATGTCGTGGATGACGCCCGTGGTGCTGTCACGCTCCATCCCTCTGCGCGACGAGCGCTTTGCGTCCTCTGAGATGGATGACGCCCCGAGGGGGCGAATCAAGCACGAGCGGGGTCCCCCGTGCGTGTCCGCCACGTCGAGGCCCATCGAGCGTGGACCGGGACCCGCTGAATCACGGGCCCGTCGAAGCTTTCGACTACCGGCAGCGGGAGGACGTGAATCCCTGAACCGTCACGCGCTCACTCGCCACAGGTGGCGGAGTCGTCGGTGGGGTGGAGCGTGGCGATGCCGTAGGTGCCATTGCGGGTGCCGCACCAGATGCGCCACTTCGTGTTCCCCAGGTCTGGCGCGCTGAACACGCCGCCTTCCTTCTTCCCTCCGTTGCGAGCGCAGCACCGCGCGAAGGCCCGCGTGCCGATGGAGAGAAGTCCCACGGCGTCAGGCGACTCGGAGAAGCCACCGACGCGCTTCTCCCCGCAGGACCACGGCGCCACGCCCTTGTAGCGGATGAGGTACTGGCCCTGCGCCTTCGCCGAGCCCCCACGCACCGGCCCGCCGTAGCAGAGCTTCCCCTCCGCCTCGAGCTGCGCATAGCGCGGCAGGAAGTGGAGACCTCCGATGGGGCCTCGCTCCCAATCATCTCCGCAGAACACGTGCGTGAAGGCGTTGCGCGGACCCGTGCTCACCCAAAGGCTGGTCAGCCAGTCGATGTTCGACTGCTTCTGACCGGGCCGTCCCGCGGCAGACAGGGCCGTCTGGATGCGCGGGTCCTCGTAGTGCCGGGCGACGAAGCGCCGCACCTCCGCCGCGCTCACGCTCGCGTCCGGACGCGCGGGGCACATCTGCAGCACTTCCTTGTCCAGCGCGGTCGGCACCGGCTGCTTCTCGAAGAGGGGCTTGCTGGAGCACGTCGATGCGCACTCCCTGGTATCGCGCGAGCCCCCCGTGTAGCGCGGAGCCTGCGCGCCCGGTGCGCTCACGATGACGGCCGGACCCTCGTCCTCGTCCGGGGAGGACTCCTCGGACGAGGCTTCGCTCGCGAAGGCGGCGCGCAGCCGTTCCTTGCCCACGGCCCGTTGTTCCGCGTCCGCGCGGTCCGCCGCCGCCAGCGCGGTGGCGGAGGGGGCCGTGGGAGGAGCGGACTCCTGGGCGCCTTCGCACAACACCCAGCCCTCGGCGGAGGCACCGCGCAGCTTGCACCACGCGCGCCCCGGGCCGCCCTTCTTGAGCAGCGGGTACGTCTGCCCGGGCTCCACCGTGAAGACGACCTTGGGGGATTCCGGCTGGTCCACCGCCTCCACGCGGACGTCGGAGACGAACGCCCCCGGGCCCGCCAGCGCGGGGAGGGTGGTCAACACCAGGCCGAGGCACAGTGCGGGGAAACGCATGGCGCGCGAGTCTATCCCAATCCGCCCCCGCCCCTCGAAGCAGGGGCGGGTGGGGGGGCTCCTCGGGCACCTGGGACGGAGGGCCGTCCCCGGGAATTCACGCCAGCTTGACGCGCGCGGCCTTCAGCTTGCCGACCTGCACCGTGTACTCGCCGGCGCCCAGGTCCGCCTTCGGGTCCGCCACCTTCTCGCCGTTCACCCGGACGCCGCCCTGGGTGATCATCTTCCGGCCCTCGGTCGCGGAGGCCACCAGCTTCGCCTCGGCCAGCACCTTGGTCACCGGAAGGCTCGCCGCACCGGCCAGCGAGAGCTCCACCTGGGGGAGGTCCTCCGCCGTCAGCTCCTTCTTCGCGAAGCGCTTCTCGAAGTCCTCCTCCGCCTTGCGTGCCGCCTCGGCGTCGTGGAAGCGCTCCGTCATCTCGCGGGCGAAGCCCAGCTTGGCGGTCTTCGGGTGCACCTCACCGCTGGCGACCTTCGCCTGCAGCTCCGCCAGCTCCTTCAGCGTCTTGGCCGAGAGGAGCTGGTAGTAGCGCCACATCAGGTCGTCGGTGATGCTCATCAGCTTGCCGAACATGGCGTCCGACGCCTCGCTGACGCCCACGTAGTTGTCCAGGCTCTTGGACATCTTGTCGCCGACAATCTTCCCGTCGATGAGCTTCGCGCTGAGCCCCTCCAGGATGGGCCCCGTCATGATGACCTGGGGCGCCATGTTCTCCTCGCGCATCAGCTGCCGGCCCACCAGCAGGTTGAAGAGCTGGTCCGTGGCGCCCAGCTCCACGTCCGACTTCAGCGCGACGGAGTCGTAGCCCTGGAGGAGCGGGTAGAGCATCTCGTGGATGGCGATGGAGATGTTGTCCCGGAAGCGCTTCTTGAAGTCGTCGCGCTCCAGCATGCGCTGCAGCGAGTAGCGCGACGCCAGCCGAATCATTCCCTCGGTGCCCAGCTTGTCGAGCCACTCCGAGTTGAAGCGGACCGTCGTCTTCTCCGGGTCCAACACCTTGAAGACCTGCTGCTTGTACGTCTCCGCGTTGGCCTTCACCTCGTCGCGGGTGAGCGCCGGGCGCGTGGCGTTGCGCCCCGTGGGGTCGCCAATCAGGGCCGTGAAGTCACCGATGAGGAACACCACCGTGTGACCGAAGTCCTGGAAGCGGCGCATGCGCGTGAGCAGCAGCGAGTGGCCCAGGTGCAGGTCCGGCCGGCTGGGGTCGAACCCCGCCTTGATGACGAGCGGCTTGCCCGACTCATACGAGTACCGGAGCTTCTTCTTCAGGTCCTCGGGCGAGTGGAGATCCACCGTGCCTCGGGTGACTTCTTCGAACTGCTCCTCGGGGGTCGCCTTGCGCAGCGCGTCCGGATTCATGGCCGGCGGACCATAGCCGAAAGCCCGCCGCCGCGCGGCACTTCCACGCCGACTTTCAGGTACCCGGCAGGTGGACGCGCACGCGCTCGATGGCCCGTCCACGCCCCGTGGTGTCGTCGATGTCCAACACCACACCCTGCAGATACACGAGCCGCTCCGCGACTTCGTAGGGCGCGTGCTTCTGGCCCAGGAACCGCGCCACGGACTGCTCCTTCTTCATCCCGATGACCGAGTCCAGGGGGCCGCACATGCCCACGTCGGTGATGAACGCCGTGCCTCCCGGGAGGATGCGCTCATCCGCCGTCTGCACGTGCGTATGCGTCCCGACGACCGCGGACACCCGCCCGTCCAGGTGAACCCCCATGGCGTTCTTCTCGCTGGAGGCCTCGCAGTGCATGTCCACGAGGATGCAGGGCGTGCGCGCGCGCATCGTTTCGACCAACCCCTGCACCACCTCGAAGGGGTTGTCATGCGTGCGCATGAAGACGCGGCCCTCCAGGTTGATGACCCCCAGCACACGTCCGTCCGGGAGCTCCACCACCCCGTGGCCCTTGCCCGGCGTGTCCTTGGGATAGTTGGCCGGGCGCAGCAGCTTGTCCGGATGCGACGCCAGCCAGGGGAGGATGGACTTCTTGGACCAGAAGTGGTTGCCGCTGGTCAGCAGGTCGACGCCGCTGGCGAGCAGGGTGTCCGCCGTCTCCGGCGAGATGCCCGCGCCCTGGTCGCTGTTCTCCGCGTTGGCGACCGTCACTTCGATGCCATGGGTGGCCTTCAGACGTGGCAGGAGCGCTCGGACGGCCTGAAGCCCCGGACGACCCACCACGTCTCCCATGAAGAGGACCTTCACGTATCCAGGAAGTCCCACGTCCGGAACAGGCCGCGGTGGGACGAGAGCTCCGTCACGACCAGGTCCATGTCCACGTCGTCGCCCGTGGTGGGGAGCATCTCGACGAGCTGGTCGTTGAAGGCCAGTCCCACCCGCCGACTGCGCGCACTGGCCGCGCGAAGGGTGGCGTCGTAGTAGCCACCTCCCCGTCCCAGCCGCTTGCCGTCGTTGGTGAAGCCCAGCCCTGGAACCACGAACAGGTCGATCTGGTCCACCGCGATGAGGTCCGACGAGTTCGTCGGCTCCCGCACGCCCAGCCGCCCCGGCTCCAGCTCCGCCTCTGATTTGATGGCGCGGAAGGAGAGAATCCTCCCGTGGACGTGGGACAGCGGGTAGCAGACGGTCTTCTCGTCTTGCAGCGCCGCGATGAG
Encoded here:
- the tyrS gene encoding tyrosine--tRNA ligase, whose amino-acid sequence is MNPDALRKATPEEQFEEVTRGTVDLHSPEDLKKKLRYSYESGKPLVIKAGFDPSRPDLHLGHSLLLTRMRRFQDFGHTVVFLIGDFTALIGDPTGRNATRPALTRDEVKANAETYKQQVFKVLDPEKTTVRFNSEWLDKLGTEGMIRLASRYSLQRMLERDDFKKRFRDNISIAIHEMLYPLLQGYDSVALKSDVELGATDQLFNLLVGRQLMREENMAPQVIMTGPILEGLSAKLIDGKIVGDKMSKSLDNYVGVSEASDAMFGKLMSITDDLMWRYYQLLSAKTLKELAELQAKVASGEVHPKTAKLGFAREMTERFHDAEAARKAEEDFEKRFAKKELTAEDLPQVELSLAGAASLPVTKVLAEAKLVASATEGRKMITQGGVRVNGEKVADPKADLGAGEYTVQVGKLKAARVKLA
- a CDS encoding 5-formyltetrahydrofolate cyclo-ligase, with product MSETVVEEAAARKQTLRDELTARRKAMTPDLIDTRGLKVQSRFLATEYYQNARTVALYAPIRGEVPTRDILIAALQDEKTVCYPLSHVHGRILSFRAIKSEAELEPGRLGVREPTNSSDLIAVDQIDLFVVPGLGFTNDGKRLGRGGGYYDATLRAASARSRRVGLAFNDQLVEMLPTTGDDVDMDLVVTELSSHRGLFRTWDFLDT
- a CDS encoding SAM-dependent methyltransferase, encoding MVGTPSDMGKPYRPKDHYFQKAKQEGLRARSAFKVDELIKRFPMVKKGHVVLDLGAAPGGFLQILADAVGGAGRVIGVDIVAIRPFTQRHVQTAVFDVLADDFDAKLAAMYDGPFDAVISDMAPKTSGIKATDEARSLRLAGKALEVASKRGRAGSSFVAKVFMGGDFEDFRNQVRALFEEVKVVRPEATRGASMEVYLVGLRRRPPPGEAPAAP
- a CDS encoding EndoU domain-containing protein, coding for MRFPALCLGLVLTTLPALAGPGAFVSDVRVEAVDQPESPKVVFTVEPGQTYPLLKKGGPGRAWCKLRGASAEGWVLCEGAQESAPPTAPSATALAAADRADAEQRAVGKERLRAAFASEASSEESSPDEDEGPAVIVSAPGAQAPRYTGGSRDTRECASTCSSKPLFEKQPVPTALDKEVLQMCPARPDASVSAAEVRRFVARHYEDPRIQTALSAAGRPGQKQSNIDWLTSLWVSTGPRNAFTHVFCGDDWERGPIGGLHFLPRYAQLEAEGKLCYGGPVRGGSAKAQGQYLIRYKGVAPWSCGEKRVGGFSESPDAVGLLSIGTRAFARCCARNGGKKEGGVFSAPDLGNTKWRIWCGTRNGTYGIATLHPTDDSATCGE
- a CDS encoding TIGR00282 family metallophosphoesterase — protein: MKVLFMGDVVGRPGLQAVRALLPRLKATHGIEVTVANAENSDQGAGISPETADTLLASGVDLLTSGNHFWSKKSILPWLASHPDKLLRPANYPKDTPGKGHGVVELPDGRVLGVINLEGRVFMRTHDNPFEVVQGLVETMRARTPCILVDMHCEASSEKNAMGVHLDGRVSAVVGTHTHVQTADERILPGGTAFITDVGMCGPLDSVIGMKKEQSVARFLGQKHAPYEVAERLVYLQGVVLDIDDTTGRGRAIERVRVHLPGT
- a CDS encoding alpha-2-macroglobulin family protein — translated: MQRTPRTWLVATTLPLLSLLLLVASFARAAPAKPPPSWKDIDALVSNQKVEAAAQAAEARLARARNGSDEAEWTRALIRTVQLRSALHGYETTVRFLREEPWPKGALSRATLNLFYANSLVTYAEAYDWEIRQREQVASSGPVDLKSWTYDQILTEAQRAYEEVWTQRQSLGNEPVKVLADYIRPNTYPEGIRSTLRDAVTYLRVALLDNSSHWRPEQSNELFRLDLGSLLEGSPTVSLTDPNIHPLVKVAAVLGDLEAWHRAGGRREAALEARLRRYEVLNRHFTEDDDRARVRKHLAEHLVAYRDVPWWTMGQGQLVELEAGVGHAVRAHAMAKECMAVHPDSLGASRCRTQKELLERPDFSLASMRADGANRRSIEVSHRNVPALYFRAYSLDVEARLKKAAVSNIFPYGEELLQYIRGRKPVASWSVQLPATPDLQSHNTFVTPPMKETGTYVVVASAREDFREKSNRIAASFLSVTPWVAITRNPRGAEVEARVVKGDSGVVAPKVLVRLIQMDYRDGFREVARATTDAQGEVTFPRSNEGAGYRSYMVMVGQGRESLLLFNGLSFYNPPEPGESTSTLVFTDRSVYRPLQKLMWKAVAYRGRGDQARYRTQPGEQLVVSLMDPNHQEVERREVRTNDFGSAAGEFNIPTGRLLGAWTVMVRSGGSASVRVEEYKRPTFEVTMKDPDAPLRINRPATFKGEARYYFGLPVASGTVRWRAYREPVLPWWWHHNFSISMQRDLVAAGTSTLDADGGFKVTFTPEVDERSARTPGLSWRYRVEADATDEGGETRSASRGFRLGFVAVEARVDTEEGFLREGMGGEVRLVRSTLDGAPQPGAGRWRLVALQQPSTPLLPADEPRREPTLAADAASERKPTPGDSIQPRWETTYSPQTALARWGDGAEQAKGSVQHDAEGLARVKLPALKAGAYRLHYETTDAFGQTFKVARELMVAGARAPIALPSALVLEKSSVRVGEVARLLAFSGFAGQPLMLDLYQGEQRILRKLLVGGESPAVIEVPVTESMRGGFTAVLVAVRDWQFMGFSEQVFVPFDNKELTLEFASFRDKLRPGAKETWRVTVKGPKGAKVEAGAAELLAYMYDQSLDLFAPHVPVSVSDLYPQRMGAGVPSASLSMEQAQWLVSHDYGDFFSWSAPDGDALKFEDGYGLGGPGYRRRRFGMASAPSASGALRESAARPQQVMKRKMDSEGGRSPAPPPPGMLAVAESKSEDQRGGAPSAGEPPAAEMRSNFAETAFWIPQLLTGPDGSASLEFTVPDSVTAWRVWVHGVTRDLQGGSVQRTSRSVKELMVRPYVPRFLREGDRAVLEVVVNNASEQVRQGTLTLDIVDPETRKSLLSEFGVKNASQAFTVAPGKGTNLRFSLTTPSRVGTVASRVEARSGDVSDGELRPLPVLPGRVHLAQSRFVTLKGAGSKTMRFDDLKKGGDPTRVNEQLVVTVDTQLFYSALQALPYLVDYPYECSEQTLNRFVSSGILSSLYNKYPAVAKMAKDLSQRSTRFETWDSVDPNRKMSLEETPWLEMAKGGAESSGGLVKVLDPKVARAERDAAMAKLKKAQTASGGFPWWPGGPPSPYMTLYIVHGLSRAMEYGVEVPEDMTREAWSYLARHFREEYAGKAMAKGTGWEFITFLNYVASAYPDERFTGDALTADERQKMLAFSFKHWKKHSPYLKGYLALTLKRSGRGADATKVWDSVMDSAKTSDELGTYWAPEDRSWLWYNDTTETHAFALRTLTELNPKDPRREGLVQWLLLDKKLNHWKSTRATAESLYALVKYLESEGALGIREDATVKVGPRVVRMEFAPDEYTGKKNQVVVPGPELQPETMSSVVVEKSTKGFAFASATWHFSTEKLPAEDRGDFFQVSRRYFRREREGREAVLQPLAEGALLNPGDEVEVHLSLRAKHAAEYVHLRDPRAAGLEPENAQSRHKWDLGIVWYEETRDSGSNFFFEWLPAGEYTFKYRLRANMAGTFRVGPATVQSMYAPEFTAYSAGAVLNVGPAK